A portion of the Oxynema aestuarii AP17 genome contains these proteins:
- a CDS encoding DnaJ C-terminal domain-containing protein: MAATDFKDYYQILGVSKNASVEEIKRTFRKLARKYHPDMNPGNKQAEARFKEISEAYEILSDPEKRKKYDQFGQYWKQASTSGGAGWPSGGAGSGVGVDFGNFDFSQFSSFDEFINELLGRVGGGSSSRGGGWNYKYRTSNSGPSGFGTGFDDFGGFGDRTSTSSTSLDREGNITLNFGEAFRGVTKRLSVGSETIEVRIPAGAKPGRRIRVRGKGQYSPYSQERGDLYLNVDLQHHPFFQFEGDNLVCEVPITPDEAVLGASIEVPTPDGTVKMNIPPGIRSGQSLRLRGKGWPNLKGGRGDQLVKITIAPPKNGDLSATEREYYEKIRATRRYNPRAHLQGMRV; the protein is encoded by the coding sequence ATGGCTGCGACCGACTTTAAAGACTACTATCAAATCCTCGGCGTCAGTAAAAACGCCAGCGTCGAAGAAATCAAACGCACCTTTCGCAAATTAGCCCGAAAATATCACCCGGATATGAATCCGGGCAACAAGCAAGCCGAGGCCCGTTTTAAAGAAATCAGCGAAGCCTACGAAATCTTATCCGATCCGGAAAAACGCAAGAAATACGACCAATTCGGCCAATATTGGAAGCAAGCGAGTACCTCCGGCGGTGCCGGATGGCCTTCTGGCGGTGCTGGATCCGGCGTCGGCGTCGATTTTGGCAACTTCGATTTCAGTCAGTTTAGTAGTTTTGACGAATTTATCAACGAGTTACTCGGTCGCGTCGGGGGAGGAAGCAGCAGTCGCGGGGGCGGCTGGAATTACAAATATCGCACCAGCAATTCCGGCCCGAGTGGCTTTGGAACGGGGTTTGACGATTTTGGTGGGTTCGGCGATCGCACCAGTACCAGTAGCACCTCTCTCGACCGCGAAGGTAATATTACCTTAAACTTCGGCGAAGCCTTTCGCGGCGTCACCAAACGCCTCAGTGTCGGCAGCGAAACCATCGAAGTCCGCATTCCCGCAGGGGCTAAACCCGGCAGGCGCATTCGCGTCCGAGGCAAAGGTCAATACAGTCCTTACAGTCAAGAACGCGGCGATCTCTACTTAAACGTAGACCTCCAACATCATCCCTTCTTCCAATTTGAAGGAGACAATCTCGTTTGCGAAGTCCCCATCACCCCGGACGAAGCGGTATTGGGTGCCTCCATCGAAGTCCCTACCCCGGACGGTACGGTGAAAATGAATATCCCGCCGGGAATCCGATCCGGTCAGTCCCTGCGATTGCGCGGGAAAGGATGGCCGAATCTCAAAGGCGGTCGCGGCGACCAACTGGTAAAGATTACGATCGCCCCCCCGAAAAATGGCGATCTCAGCGCCACCGAACGGGAATATTACGAAAAAATCCGCGCCACCCGTCGCTACAATCCGCGCGCCCATTTGCAGGGAATGAGAGTTTGA
- a CDS encoding tRNA (cytidine(34)-2'-O)-methyltransferase: MPQVVLVNPQIPPNTGNIARTCAATQTPLHLVGPLGFEISDRYLKRAGLDYWPYVDFHYHETLEAFTQFHRSLGGRWLGFTTGGRDNYIHFQFRDDDWLLFGAETTGLSVELLARCDATLYIPMIQPGVRSLNLSVSTALGLFEARRQLGYLEGGPPKPPRV, encoded by the coding sequence ATGCCCCAAGTTGTTCTAGTCAATCCACAAATTCCGCCCAATACAGGCAATATTGCCCGAACTTGTGCGGCCACTCAAACCCCCTTGCATCTCGTCGGACCGTTGGGGTTTGAAATCAGCGATCGTTATCTCAAACGAGCGGGGTTGGATTACTGGCCCTATGTAGATTTCCACTACCACGAAACCCTCGAAGCCTTTACCCAGTTCCACCGCTCCCTCGGCGGACGCTGGTTGGGGTTCACCACCGGGGGAAGGGACAATTACATTCATTTTCAATTCCGCGATGACGATTGGCTATTGTTCGGCGCCGAAACCACCGGGTTATCGGTAGAACTCTTAGCACGTTGTGACGCGACTCTTTACATCCCGATGATCCAACCGGGGGTTCGCAGCCTCAATCTCTCCGTCAGTACGGCGTTAGGGCTTTTTGAGGCTCGCCGTCAGTTGGGCTATCTCGAAGGAGGCCCGCCGAAACCGCCTAGGGTTTGA
- a CDS encoding peptidoglycan DD-metalloendopeptidase family protein, translated as MKRAFPKKMKPVSLPVADTAAIGGENKQAVSGPRRARTSAAMLGLALSMGASSILLPQQSDGAVAAEPLAAVDSSTPRVPSSPAQVSASGEAVNEDEARASTTTEDSATSNSTGAVPSVTWVTPVRRMEAGADPEHSLPVNPIEVSNSPSLRVPSAEAAIAEPVDPLGSGVGEVTTELRFQQENALENLRLKRSRLQNSLDRFESQGEEIATPQEQHETSGTLTVEPVNPIAPVSPLASESPSEPETNRTRDRLPSLEDVPTDNEGETEAVSPESAIVAPTIDEPTATHEDTGRVRASSLQLPNRIERASQAARDSANAVEEPDLNNAIIIEPEATDVAASKIYQVNPGDTLDEIAHNNGISPVDLIAKNRLSDPNFIKVDQKLKIPLLSEENAAQKQLDTSEKEELATPSLPIGYSGFQAATPSTENLELPAAIARSSEVEIADTSTVEESDRLQTTASARVDLPLISGLSPSEPVGPIATPSLVENPIALEPEASKKGDKIDGLLSDIDKLRDKYRNQNAELGTASETETEEPTGDNVAFGDREGRSANSESTANYYVDGLRAEIERLREKYRTENAELDVSLDADAENESAASQLPGRQRNPEFDGVQSDRSVPNPGTQSTPDTTALPVPSADPREREQQTIAAAPLDPETYAPIVQPTIGQTVYPSLPPLKGPENYLPDAPARFNGYTWPAQGVLSSGYGWRWGRMHKGIDIAGPIGTPIYAAADGIVTFAGWNAGGYGNLVEIEHPDGSLTLYAHNHRILVREGQNVSQGEQVAEMGSTGFSTGPHLHFEIHPAGQGAVNPIAYLPAE; from the coding sequence TTGAAACGAGCATTTCCGAAAAAGATGAAGCCTGTTTCCCTCCCTGTTGCCGACACTGCGGCGATCGGGGGTGAGAACAAACAGGCGGTTTCCGGCCCCCGCAGGGCCCGTACCTCGGCGGCCATGCTTGGACTTGCCCTTTCAATGGGGGCATCGAGCATCTTGCTCCCCCAACAAAGTGATGGAGCCGTTGCAGCCGAGCCACTAGCCGCCGTCGATTCTTCCACTCCTAGAGTTCCTTCTTCCCCCGCCCAAGTTTCCGCATCGGGTGAGGCGGTCAATGAGGACGAAGCTAGAGCCTCCACAACTACGGAGGACTCGGCGACATCGAACTCTACAGGAGCAGTTCCGTCGGTGACGTGGGTGACGCCCGTTCGGAGAATGGAAGCCGGGGCCGATCCCGAGCATAGTCTTCCGGTGAACCCGATAGAGGTCTCGAACAGTCCATCCCTTCGAGTTCCGTCCGCCGAAGCGGCGATCGCCGAACCCGTCGATCCTCTCGGTTCCGGTGTGGGCGAAGTCACGACAGAGCTGAGATTCCAACAGGAAAACGCCTTAGAGAATTTACGCCTCAAACGTAGCCGCCTGCAAAACTCCCTGGATCGGTTCGAGTCCCAGGGGGAAGAGATCGCCACCCCTCAAGAGCAACACGAAACTAGCGGCACCCTGACGGTCGAACCCGTCAACCCGATCGCTCCCGTGTCTCCCTTGGCGTCGGAGTCGCCGAGCGAACCGGAAACGAACCGCACCCGCGATCGCCTCCCGAGTTTGGAAGACGTCCCCACTGACAACGAAGGGGAAACCGAAGCCGTCTCTCCCGAAAGCGCGATCGTCGCCCCGACAATTGACGAGCCGACGGCAACCCACGAAGACACCGGACGGGTTCGTGCTTCAAGTTTGCAACTTCCCAATCGGATCGAGCGCGCGTCACAAGCCGCTCGGGATAGCGCCAACGCCGTCGAAGAACCGGACTTAAACAACGCCATTATTATCGAGCCGGAAGCCACCGACGTCGCCGCCTCGAAAATTTACCAAGTCAATCCGGGAGATACCCTCGACGAGATCGCACACAATAACGGTATTTCCCCCGTCGATTTAATTGCGAAAAACCGTCTGAGCGATCCGAACTTTATCAAAGTCGATCAGAAACTGAAGATTCCTCTGCTTTCCGAGGAAAACGCCGCTCAAAAACAGCTCGACACTTCAGAAAAAGAAGAGCTGGCAACCCCTTCTCTACCGATCGGCTATAGCGGTTTCCAAGCCGCAACCCCCTCTACCGAAAACTTGGAATTGCCTGCTGCGATCGCGCGCAGCTCCGAGGTCGAGATCGCCGACACTTCCACGGTCGAAGAAAGCGATCGCTTGCAGACCACCGCATCGGCCCGCGTCGATCTGCCCTTAATCTCCGGGTTGAGTCCGTCGGAACCCGTCGGTCCGATCGCCACCCCCTCCCTCGTGGAAAACCCGATCGCCTTAGAGCCGGAAGCTTCCAAAAAAGGCGATAAAATCGACGGATTGCTCTCGGACATCGACAAGTTGCGCGACAAATATCGCAACCAAAATGCCGAGTTGGGAACCGCTAGCGAGACCGAAACCGAAGAACCTACGGGAGATAACGTCGCTTTCGGCGATCGCGAAGGGCGATCGGCAAACAGCGAATCCACCGCCAACTACTACGTTGACGGCTTGCGGGCCGAAATCGAACGCCTGCGCGAAAAATATCGCACTGAAAACGCCGAACTCGACGTTTCCTTAGACGCAGACGCCGAAAACGAATCCGCAGCAAGCCAACTCCCCGGACGGCAGCGCAACCCCGAATTCGACGGCGTGCAAAGCGATCGCTCCGTTCCCAATCCCGGAACCCAATCCACCCCCGACACCACCGCCCTTCCGGTGCCGAGTGCGGATCCTAGAGAACGGGAACAACAGACGATCGCCGCCGCTCCCCTAGATCCGGAAACCTACGCCCCGATCGTGCAACCCACCATCGGTCAGACCGTTTACCCGTCATTGCCGCCCTTAAAAGGCCCCGAAAACTATCTTCCCGACGCTCCAGCGCGCTTTAACGGCTATACCTGGCCTGCCCAAGGGGTTTTAAGTTCGGGCTACGGCTGGCGCTGGGGACGGATGCATAAAGGCATCGACATCGCCGGACCGATCGGCACCCCGATTTATGCCGCCGCCGATGGGATCGTCACCTTTGCCGGATGGAACGCGGGCGGTTACGGTAACTTAGTCGAAATCGAACATCCCGACGGCAGTTTGACCCTGTACGCCCACAATCACCGCATTTTGGTTCGCGAAGGCCAAAATGTCTCTCAAGGCGAGCAAGTGGCCGAAATGGGCAGCACGGGCTTCAGTACCGGACCCCACCTGCACTTCGAGATTCATCCTGCCGGACAAGGTGCCGTCAATCCGATTGCCTATCTACCTGCGGAATAA
- the gshA gene encoding glutamate--cysteine ligase — protein sequence MLLSKGFEVEVYTGTPHGEIVGLSDKIVAALNRFVREPDSRNVEYTTAPLCRYEHLLCDLVRPRLRLRDYLKTLGDYTLIPGSSLSLGRSDRFYRSDPSNPYHTYIEQTYGTDVVTASIHINIGIDDPEVLMRAYRLIRVEAPLYLALSASSPFLDGRVSGSHSTRWQVFPQTPKHVPLFESHDHFIRWTEEQLAAGTMQNVRHLWASVRPNGDRRPYNINRLELRICDLVGDPILLLAIAAFLEARLLQLFQDPGLDPLQRSRLPASNRAEDLLALTAANEAAAARTSLDAKLCHWYDGQPLGAREWIEQLYQEVAPFARHYGFGCFLSPVKKILRQGNEAQQWLAQIDRGLDPAQVVQGAIRQMHQQELELEGQLCPPWVA from the coding sequence GTGCTGCTATCGAAAGGCTTCGAGGTCGAAGTGTACACCGGGACGCCTCACGGCGAAATTGTCGGTCTGTCCGACAAAATTGTGGCGGCCCTCAACCGATTCGTGAGGGAGCCGGATAGTCGCAATGTGGAATATACGACGGCGCCCCTTTGTCGTTACGAGCATTTACTGTGCGATTTGGTGCGTCCGCGTCTGCGGTTGCGCGACTATCTCAAAACGTTGGGGGATTACACCCTGATTCCGGGCAGCAGCCTGTCTTTGGGTCGCAGCGATCGCTTCTACCGTTCCGATCCGAGCAATCCCTACCATACTTATATCGAGCAAACCTACGGCACGGATGTGGTCACGGCCAGCATTCACATCAATATCGGCATTGACGACCCGGAAGTGCTGATGCGTGCTTACCGTTTGATTCGGGTCGAGGCGCCCCTTTATTTGGCCTTGAGTGCCTCGTCTCCGTTCTTGGACGGTCGGGTAAGCGGATCCCATTCGACCCGATGGCAGGTGTTCCCGCAGACGCCCAAACACGTGCCGCTTTTTGAAAGTCACGACCACTTTATTCGCTGGACTGAGGAGCAACTCGCTGCGGGGACGATGCAGAATGTCCGCCATTTATGGGCGTCGGTGCGTCCGAACGGCGATCGCCGCCCGTACAATATCAACCGTCTGGAATTGCGGATTTGCGACCTGGTCGGCGACCCGATCTTGCTGCTGGCGATCGCCGCTTTCCTAGAAGCGCGCTTGTTACAGCTCTTTCAAGATCCGGGGTTGGACCCGCTCCAACGCAGTCGATTGCCCGCCTCCAATCGCGCCGAAGACTTGCTCGCCCTCACCGCCGCCAACGAGGCGGCTGCCGCCCGCACGAGTTTGGATGCTAAGTTGTGCCACTGGTACGACGGCCAACCCCTCGGCGCCCGGGAGTGGATCGAACAGCTTTACCAAGAGGTGGCCCCTTTCGCTCGCCACTACGGTTTTGGGTGCTTTTTGTCTCCCGTCAAGAAAATTTTGCGCCAGGGCAATGAGGCCCAACAGTGGCTCGCCCAGATCGATCGCGGTCTCGACCCGGCGCAAGTGGTGCAAGGCGCCATCCGTCAGATGCACCAACAAGAATTGGAACTCGAAGGGCAGCTCTGTCCCCCTTGGGTGGCCTAA
- a CDS encoding adenosine deaminase — translation MKEHKTMDAIARLIRDIPKAELHLHIEGTLEPELMFEIGRRNGVKLPFESVEAARQAYHFHDLQSFLNIYYAAASVLQTERDFYDLTWAYLQRAAKDNIKHTEIFFDPQTHCDRGIEFDPVIRGIHRALQDGKTQLGISSHLILCFLRHLSPEAAMNTLKQALPYRDWIIAVGLDSSELGHPPRKFKAVFDRARQEGFLTVAHAGEEGPPEYIWEALDLLEVSRIDHGVRCLEDEKLVRRLVAEQIPLTVCPLSNLKLCVFPSMKDHNLKKLLDLGICATINSDDPAYFGGYIVENFQQAATALDLDEHDIETLAKNSFKASFLSENR, via the coding sequence ATGAAGGAACATAAAACAATGGACGCGATCGCTCGCCTTATTCGCGACATTCCTAAAGCAGAATTGCACCTTCATATCGAAGGGACTCTCGAACCGGAATTGATGTTTGAAATCGGACGGCGAAACGGCGTAAAACTCCCCTTTGAATCCGTCGAAGCTGCCCGTCAAGCCTATCATTTTCACGATCTCCAATCTTTTCTCAATATTTATTACGCTGCTGCCAGCGTTTTACAAACAGAACGAGATTTTTATGACCTGACCTGGGCCTACTTACAACGAGCTGCCAAAGATAATATCAAACATACCGAAATCTTTTTCGATCCGCAAACACACTGCGATCGTGGAATTGAATTCGACCCGGTCATTCGTGGCATTCATCGCGCCTTACAAGACGGTAAAACTCAACTAGGAATTAGTTCCCATTTAATTTTATGCTTCCTGCGCCATCTCAGCCCCGAAGCGGCCATGAATACCCTAAAACAGGCATTACCTTATCGAGATTGGATAATTGCCGTCGGTTTAGATTCTTCAGAATTAGGACATCCACCCCGTAAATTTAAAGCCGTATTCGATCGCGCCAGACAAGAAGGTTTTTTAACCGTGGCCCATGCAGGAGAAGAAGGACCGCCAGAATACATTTGGGAAGCCTTAGATTTGCTCGAAGTTTCGCGAATCGATCACGGCGTTCGCTGTTTGGAAGACGAGAAACTCGTTCGACGCTTAGTCGCCGAACAAATCCCCCTCACGGTTTGTCCCTTATCTAATCTTAAATTATGCGTATTTCCATCCATGAAAGACCACAATCTTAAAAAGTTATTAGATTTGGGAATATGCGCGACCATTAATTCCGACGATCCGGCATATTTCGGCGGTTATATTGTCGAAAACTTCCAACAAGCGGCAACGGCTTTAGATCTGGACGAACATGATATCGAAACCTTAGCAAAAAATTCGTTTAAGGCTTCCTTTTTGAGCGAGAATCGCTAA
- a CDS encoding DUF2499 domain-containing protein yields the protein MHALSIPTWMVHVSSVIEWIAAIWLIWRYGEITGNRYWWGLAAAMLPALVSAMCACTWHYFDNPLDLAWLVTLQASMTVLGNCTLCGAAWWIWRQTKQTNTDSASDSD from the coding sequence GTGCACGCTTTATCAATTCCAACCTGGATGGTTCACGTTTCCAGCGTCATCGAATGGATAGCCGCAATTTGGTTGATCTGGCGGTATGGCGAAATTACGGGCAATCGCTATTGGTGGGGACTGGCGGCGGCGATGTTACCCGCTTTAGTCAGTGCCATGTGTGCCTGTACCTGGCATTATTTTGACAATCCCCTCGATCTGGCTTGGCTAGTCACCTTACAAGCGTCGATGACGGTTTTAGGAAACTGCACCCTGTGTGGGGCGGCGTGGTGGATTTGGCGACAAACAAAACAAACAAACACCGATTCCGCTTCCGATTCCGATTGA
- the trmB gene encoding tRNA (guanosine(46)-N7)-methyltransferase TrmB has product MGRVRVRQHVNPLSKAYQTPVTPPDWSEIYTDITKPLHLDIGSAGGGFLLEMAQLEPDWNYLGLEIRQPLVERSLSLRDEKELQNLHYIFCNVNNSFKPLVDSLPKGVLTRISIQFPDPWFKKRHQKRRVVTPEFVEELANEIESGVEIFLQSDVYEVEVEMRDRFAEHPAFFQPHGERWLSNNLFPVATEREQSVLEKGDPVYRTIFRKR; this is encoded by the coding sequence GTGGGACGGGTACGAGTTCGCCAACATGTCAATCCTTTGAGTAAAGCTTACCAAACTCCGGTTACGCCGCCGGATTGGTCCGAGATTTACACCGACATAACGAAACCTTTGCATCTCGATATTGGTTCTGCTGGCGGCGGCTTTTTATTGGAAATGGCCCAACTCGAACCGGACTGGAATTATTTAGGTTTAGAAATTCGCCAACCGCTTGTAGAAAGATCCCTGAGTCTCCGGGATGAAAAGGAACTTCAAAACCTTCATTATATCTTCTGCAATGTCAATAATTCGTTTAAACCCTTAGTAGACTCTCTACCGAAAGGAGTTTTAACAAGAATTTCGATACAGTTTCCCGATCCTTGGTTTAAAAAGCGACACCAAAAACGGCGGGTTGTCACGCCGGAGTTTGTGGAAGAATTAGCAAATGAGATTGAATCCGGTGTCGAAATTTTCCTGCAATCTGACGTGTATGAGGTGGAAGTTGAAATGCGCGATCGCTTTGCGGAACATCCGGCATTTTTTCAGCCTCATGGCGAACGATGGTTATCGAACAATCTGTTCCCCGTAGCGACGGAACGAGAACAGTCAGTATTAGAAAAAGGCGATCCGGTGTATCGGACAATCTTTAGGAAGCGATAG
- a CDS encoding DUF3593 domain-containing protein — translation MLSKDNLFAISLFPYLGFLWFLTRSGQMPRLALIGFYGTLVFVAVTIPAGIYAKVAYGESLANIDVLHGSAEIFLTLSNILIVLGFRQAVRAIEK, via the coding sequence ATGCTGTCCAAAGACAACTTATTTGCAATTTCCCTCTTTCCTTACCTCGGCTTTTTATGGTTTCTCACCCGTTCCGGTCAAATGCCCCGGTTAGCCCTGATCGGCTTTTACGGGACTTTAGTCTTTGTGGCGGTGACCATTCCCGCCGGAATTTATGCAAAAGTGGCTTATGGAGAAAGTTTGGCCAATATTGACGTTTTACACGGCAGTGCGGAAATCTTTTTAACCCTGTCGAATATTTTAATTGTCTTGGGATTCAGGCAGGCGGTACGGGCGATCGAAAAATAA
- a CDS encoding glucose-1-phosphate adenylyltransferase, translated as MKRVLAIILGGGAGTRLYPLTKMRAKPAVPLAGKYRLIDIPVSNCINSDILKIYVLTQFNSASLNRHLARAYSFAGFTEGFVEVLAAQQTADNPTSWFQGTADAVRKYLWLFEEWDIDHYLILSGDHLYRMDYREFINRHEETGADITLSVLPIDEKRASDFGLMKIDDTGRVVDFSEKPKGDALKQMAVDTTTLGLSEQEAKQNPYIASMGIYVFNKEVMNTLLREAPDRTDFGKEIIPASAKDYNVQAYLFKGYWEDIGTIQAFYEANLALTKQPQPPFSFYDEEAPIYTRSRFLPPTKLLDTQVTESIIGEGCIIKECRIDRSVLGIRSRVEAGCTIEDALVMGCDYYEPFAERQSGLQEGRIPLGIGSNTTIRRAIVDKNARIGRKVQIINKDHVEEADRESEGFYIRNGIVVVLKNATIKDGTII; from the coding sequence GTGAAAAGAGTTTTAGCGATTATTTTGGGCGGGGGTGCTGGTACCCGTCTCTACCCACTGACCAAGATGCGGGCGAAACCCGCCGTACCCCTCGCGGGAAAATATCGTCTGATCGATATTCCCGTCAGTAACTGCATCAACTCCGATATCCTTAAAATTTACGTCCTGACCCAGTTCAATTCGGCGTCTCTCAATCGTCACCTCGCCCGAGCCTACAGCTTTGCAGGCTTTACCGAAGGATTTGTCGAAGTCCTCGCCGCCCAACAGACTGCGGACAATCCGACGAGCTGGTTTCAAGGAACTGCAGATGCAGTTCGCAAGTACTTGTGGCTATTTGAAGAGTGGGACATCGACCACTATTTAATTTTGTCCGGAGATCACCTCTATCGGATGGACTATCGGGAGTTCATCAATCGCCACGAGGAAACCGGAGCCGATATTACCCTGTCGGTGCTGCCGATTGACGAAAAACGCGCCTCCGATTTCGGATTGATGAAGATCGACGACACCGGACGGGTCGTCGATTTTAGCGAGAAGCCCAAAGGGGACGCCCTCAAGCAAATGGCGGTGGATACCACCACCCTCGGCTTGAGCGAGCAAGAAGCCAAACAAAACCCCTATATTGCGTCGATGGGAATTTATGTCTTCAACAAAGAGGTCATGAATACCCTGTTGCGCGAGGCTCCCGATCGCACGGACTTTGGTAAAGAAATTATTCCCGCTTCGGCGAAGGACTACAACGTCCAAGCGTATTTATTTAAGGGATATTGGGAGGATATTGGAACGATTCAGGCGTTCTACGAGGCGAACTTGGCACTGACCAAGCAGCCACAACCGCCGTTTAGCTTCTACGATGAAGAAGCGCCGATTTACACCCGTTCTCGTTTCTTACCGCCGACGAAGCTGCTCGATACTCAGGTGACCGAGTCGATTATTGGCGAAGGGTGCATTATTAAAGAATGTCGCATCGATCGCTCGGTGTTGGGCATTCGCTCGCGGGTGGAAGCCGGATGCACGATCGAGGATGCGTTGGTGATGGGTTGCGACTATTACGAACCCTTTGCCGAACGTCAATCGGGCTTGCAAGAGGGGCGCATTCCGTTAGGGATCGGCTCCAATACCACGATCCGCCGCGCGATCGTCGATAAGAACGCTCGCATCGGTCGGAAAGTGCAAATTATCAATAAAGACCACGTGGAAGAGGCCGATCGCGAAAGCGAAGGGTTCTACATCCGCAATGGCATCGTGGTGGTCTTGAAGAATGCCACGATTAAGGATGGAACGATTATCTAA
- the csaB gene encoding polysaccharide pyruvyl transferase CsaB → MGQIRAVLCGYYGKGNAGDEALLASLLQMLPPEVTPVVLSGDPQATRDRYGVQATNRMSAIRVWQALRRSQVFIWGGGSLIQDATSFTSPLYYAGLMGLAQQLGLTTIAWAQGIGPLERSFVRQIARHAFRGCDAVSVRDARSAQFLVDWQVPFTLAPDPVWALDSKPVEGLWDIPAPRVAVNLRSHRHLTPERLEILTQAIAQFQKATDTFILLVPFQASQDLAIAQTIHARLPEVSSIYNLDDPRQIKGLFRGVEMAIGMRFHSLIMAAAEHCRCFALSYDPKVSQLIADLNLPGWELSDLPTDPNTIAEAWIEHYANGDRLNEISIHSLVDRSLIHRQILCKGMEKLGIL, encoded by the coding sequence GTGGGGCAAATTCGGGCGGTATTGTGCGGCTATTACGGTAAAGGAAACGCGGGAGATGAGGCCCTGTTAGCCTCCTTGTTGCAAATGTTGCCCCCGGAGGTCACCCCGGTGGTCTTGTCTGGGGATCCGCAGGCGACCCGCGATCGCTACGGCGTCCAAGCCACCAACCGCATGTCTGCAATCCGCGTCTGGCAAGCTTTGCGGCGATCGCAGGTCTTTATTTGGGGCGGCGGCAGCTTAATTCAAGACGCCACCAGCTTCACCAGTCCCCTGTACTATGCCGGATTGATGGGCTTGGCGCAACAGTTGGGCTTAACAACGATCGCCTGGGCCCAAGGAATCGGCCCGTTAGAGCGATCGTTCGTCCGCCAAATCGCCCGTCACGCCTTCCGAGGGTGTGACGCCGTCAGCGTTAGGGACGCCCGTTCCGCCCAGTTTCTCGTCGATTGGCAGGTTCCCTTCACCCTCGCCCCCGATCCGGTCTGGGCCCTCGACTCCAAACCCGTCGAGGGATTGTGGGATATTCCGGCCCCTCGGGTCGCCGTCAACTTGCGATCGCACCGCCATTTGACCCCCGAACGCCTGGAAATCCTCACCCAGGCGATCGCCCAATTCCAAAAAGCTACCGATACCTTTATTCTGCTCGTTCCCTTTCAAGCTTCTCAAGATTTGGCGATCGCCCAAACGATTCACGCCCGACTTCCCGAAGTGAGTTCTATCTACAATCTCGACGATCCACGACAAATCAAAGGATTGTTTCGCGGCGTGGAAATGGCGATCGGAATGCGTTTTCACAGTCTGATTATGGCCGCCGCCGAACATTGTCGCTGTTTCGCCCTCAGCTACGATCCAAAAGTCAGCCAACTGATTGCCGATTTAAACCTTCCCGGTTGGGAATTATCCGACTTACCCACCGATCCTAACACCATTGCCGAAGCCTGGATCGAACATTACGCCAACGGCGATCGCCTCAACGAAATCTCAATTCATTCCCTCGTCGATCGCTCCTTGATTCATCGACAAATTTTGTGTAAAGGCATGGAGAAATTGGGAATTCTATAA